A part of Pectobacterium cacticida genomic DNA contains:
- the pdhR gene encoding pyruvate dehydrogenase complex transcriptional repressor PdhR, which produces MAYSKIRQPKLSDVIEQQLEFLILEGSLRPGEKLPPERELAKQFDVSRPSLREAIQRLEAKGLLLRRQGGGTFVQANLWQSVSDPLTELLSTHPESQFDLLETRHALEGIAAYYAALRGTASDLQHIRQCHAEIEKARDAGDLDAESEAVMQYQVAVTEATHNVVLLHLVRCMGPMLEQNVRQNFELLYLSREVLAQVSIHRASIFEAIVAREPEKAREASHRHLAFIEEVLLDLNREHSRRERSLRRLQQRRD; this is translated from the coding sequence ATGGCATACAGCAAGATTCGTCAGCCCAAACTGTCAGATGTGATTGAACAGCAGCTGGAGTTTCTGATCCTTGAGGGAAGCTTACGCCCTGGCGAGAAGCTCCCGCCGGAGCGCGAACTGGCAAAGCAGTTTGATGTTTCCCGCCCTTCTCTGAGAGAAGCCATTCAACGCCTGGAAGCTAAAGGCCTTCTTTTGCGGCGCCAGGGTGGTGGTACTTTTGTTCAGGCCAATCTATGGCAGAGCGTCAGCGATCCGCTGACGGAGCTACTGAGCACTCATCCTGAATCACAGTTCGATCTTCTGGAAACGCGACATGCGTTAGAAGGCATTGCCGCCTATTACGCGGCCTTGCGCGGCACGGCGTCAGATCTGCAACACATACGGCAGTGTCATGCCGAAATCGAGAAGGCAAGAGACGCAGGCGATTTAGACGCCGAGTCGGAAGCCGTCATGCAATATCAAGTTGCCGTAACAGAAGCCACGCATAATGTGGTTTTGTTGCATTTGGTGCGCTGTATGGGGCCGATGCTCGAACAAAACGTAAGGCAAAATTTCGAATTGCTCTATTTGAGTCGTGAAGTATTGGCTCAGGTGAGCATTCATCGCGCCAGCATCTTTGAGGCGATTGTTGCTCGTGAGCCGGAGAAGGCGCGCGAAGCATCACATCGCCATCTGGCGTTTATTGAGGAAGTATTGCTGGATCTTAACCGGGAACATAGTCGGCGCGAGAGATCGTTGCGTCGGCTCCAGCAACGCAGGGATTGA
- a CDS encoding amino acid permease produces MDNQHTDGTLKRGLKNRHIQLIALGGAVGTGLFLGIAQTIKMAGPSVLLGYAIGGLIAFLIMRQLGEMVVEEPVAGSFSHFAYKYWGDFAGFASGWNYWVLYVLVAMAELSAVGIYVQYWWPDIPTWVSAAVFFLLINAINLANVKVYGEMEFWFAIIKVSAIIGMIVFGAWLLLSGTGGPEATVTNLWAQGGFFPNGVLGLVMAMAVIMFSFGGLELVGITAAEADNPDKSIPRATNQVIYRILIFYIGSLAILLSLYPWGKVVEGGSPFVLIFHELNSNAVATVLNIVVLTAALSVYNSCVYCNSRMLFGLAKQGNGPKVLASVDRRGVPIVAIGISALATALCVLLNYLIPGKAFELLMALVVSALVINWAMISLAHLKFRAQKDREGTVTKFKALLYPLGNYLCLLFLIGILVIMFLTPAIRISVTLIPVWLVILGVGYFFKKKQQAK; encoded by the coding sequence ATGGATAATCAACATACAGACGGCACGCTTAAGCGTGGTTTGAAAAACCGACACATTCAGTTGATTGCCCTGGGTGGCGCGGTAGGTACCGGCCTCTTTCTGGGTATCGCGCAAACCATCAAAATGGCCGGGCCATCGGTTCTACTAGGCTATGCAATTGGCGGCCTGATTGCGTTTCTCATTATGCGCCAGTTAGGCGAGATGGTTGTTGAAGAACCGGTGGCAGGGTCATTTAGCCATTTTGCGTATAAATATTGGGGCGATTTTGCGGGTTTCGCCTCGGGATGGAATTATTGGGTATTGTACGTGCTAGTCGCCATGGCCGAGCTCAGTGCCGTAGGCATTTACGTCCAATATTGGTGGCCAGACATTCCAACCTGGGTATCTGCCGCCGTTTTCTTCCTGCTGATCAACGCGATTAATCTGGCAAACGTCAAAGTCTATGGCGAGATGGAATTCTGGTTTGCCATCATCAAAGTCTCTGCGATTATTGGCATGATTGTTTTCGGGGCCTGGCTACTGTTAAGTGGTACAGGCGGGCCGGAAGCGACCGTGACAAACCTGTGGGCACAGGGCGGGTTCTTCCCCAACGGTGTGCTTGGCCTGGTTATGGCGATGGCGGTTATCATGTTTTCATTTGGCGGTTTAGAACTGGTAGGGATTACGGCAGCGGAAGCGGATAACCCAGACAAGAGTATCCCACGCGCAACTAATCAAGTGATTTACCGTATTCTGATTTTCTACATCGGCTCACTCGCCATTCTGCTGTCACTGTATCCGTGGGGTAAGGTTGTGGAGGGGGGTAGCCCTTTTGTCCTGATTTTCCATGAGCTTAACAGCAACGCCGTGGCTACCGTATTGAATATCGTGGTGCTTACCGCAGCGCTATCCGTTTACAATAGCTGCGTTTATTGCAATAGCCGCATGTTATTCGGTCTGGCAAAGCAGGGAAATGGCCCAAAAGTTCTGGCATCTGTCGATCGTCGTGGCGTACCGATCGTCGCTATCGGTATCTCCGCATTGGCAACGGCGCTTTGCGTACTGCTTAACTACCTGATTCCGGGTAAAGCTTTTGAACTGCTGATGGCGCTCGTTGTATCCGCCTTAGTCATTAATTGGGCGATGATTAGCCTGGCACACCTGAAGTTCAGGGCACAAAAAGACAGGGAAGGCACGGTAACTAAATTCAAAGCGCTGTTATACCCGCTAGGTAACTACCTCTGCCTACTCTTCCTGATCGGTATACTAGTCATTATGTTCCTGACGCCTGCCATAAGGATCTCTGTCACGTTAATTCCGGTCTGGCTGGTTATTCTGGGCGTAGGCTATTTCTTCAAAAAGAAACAGCAAGCGAAATAA